In one Saimiri boliviensis isolate mSaiBol1 chromosome 19, mSaiBol1.pri, whole genome shotgun sequence genomic region, the following are encoded:
- the LOC101029937 gene encoding TSSK6-activating co-chaperone protein isoform X2 — MEQHTSHPNGKVADKEEANAVPLCRAKPSPSYINLQASSPPATFLNIQATKLPSVDHKPKECLGLLECMYANLQLQTQLAQQQMAILENLQASVTQPAPGRRSKNSSLPALSPNPLLNHLPQFSK, encoded by the exons ATGGAGCAGCACACTAGTCATCCTAACGGAAAAG TTGCAGACAAAGAGGAAGCTAATGCTGTGCCTCTTTGTAGAGCGAAACCCTCCCCCAGCTATATTAATCTTCAAGCAAGTTCCCCACCAGCCACTTTTCTGAACATCCAGGCAACAAAGCTGCCCTCAG TTGATCACAAGCCCAAGGAATGCCTGGGACTCCTGGAATGTATGTATGCCAACCTCCAGCTTCAGACCCAGCTTGCTCAACAACAGATGgctattttggaaaatttacaggCATCCGTGACACAACCGGCTCCTGGGAGGAGAAGCAAGAACTCTTCTCTCCCAGCCTTATCTCCTAATCCATTGTTAAATCACCTGCCCCAATTCAGTAAATGA
- the LOC101029937 gene encoding TSSK6-activating co-chaperone protein isoform X3, giving the protein MEQHTSHPNGKVADKEEANAVPLCRAKPSPSYINLQASSPPATFLNIQATKLPSAQGMPGTPGMYVCQPPASDPACSTTDGYFGKFTGIRDTTGSWEEKQELFSPSLIS; this is encoded by the exons ATGGAGCAGCACACTAGTCATCCTAACGGAAAAG TTGCAGACAAAGAGGAAGCTAATGCTGTGCCTCTTTGTAGAGCGAAACCCTCCCCCAGCTATATTAATCTTCAAGCAAGTTCCCCACCAGCCACTTTTCTGAACATCCAGGCAACAAAGCTGCCCTCAG CCCAAGGAATGCCTGGGACTCCTGGAATGTATGTATGCCAACCTCCAGCTTCAGACCCAGCTTGCTCAACAACAGATGgctattttggaaaatttacaggCATCCGTGACACAACCGGCTCCTGGGAGGAGAAGCAAGAACTCTTCTCTCCCAGCCTTATCTCCTAA